In Nyctibius grandis isolate bNycGra1 chromosome 8, bNycGra1.pri, whole genome shotgun sequence, a single window of DNA contains:
- the ACTL6A gene encoding actin-like protein 6A, whose amino-acid sequence MSGGVYGGDEVGALVFDIGSYTVRAGYAGEDCPKVDFPTAIGVVLERDNGSTLMEIDGDKGKQGGPTYYIDTNALRVPRENMEAISPLKNGMIEDWDSFQAILDHTYKMHIKSEASLHPVLMSEAPWNTRAKREKLTELMFEHYNIPAFFLCKTAVLTAFANGRSTGLILDSGATHTTAIPVHDGYVLQQGIVKSPLAGDFITMQCRELFQEMNIEIIPPYMIASKEAVREGSPANWKRKEKLPQVTRSWHNYMCNCVIQDFQASVLQVSDSTYDEQVAAQMPTVHYEFPNGYNCDFGAERLKIPEGLFDPSNVKGLSGNTMLGVSHVVTTSVGMCDIDIRPGLYGSVIVAGGNTLIQSFTDRLNRELSQKTPPSMRLKLIANNTTVERRFSSWIGGSILASLGTFQQMWISKQEYEEGGKQCVERKCP is encoded by the exons ATGAGTGGCGGCGTGTATGGGGGAG ATGAAGTTGGGGCTCTTGTTTTTGACATTGGCTCGTATACGGTGAGAGCAGGCTATGCAGGCGAGGACTGTCCAAAG GTTGATTTTCCAACAGCCATTGGTGTGGTGCTAGAAAGGGACAATGGCAGCACTCTGATGGAGATAGATGGTGACAAAGGCAAACAAGGGGGCCCAACTTACTACATAGACACCAACGCCCTGAGAGTTCCAAGGGAAAATATGGAGGCcatttcacctttaaaaaatggaatga TTGAAGACTGGGATAGTTTCCAGGCAATTTTGGATCACACTTACAAGATGCATATTAAATCTGAAGCAAGTTTGCATCCTGTCCTTATGTCCGAAGCACCA tgGAATACTAGAGCAAAACGTGAAAAACTGACTGAATTGATGTTTGAACACTACAACATCCCTGCTTTTTTCTTGTGTAAAACTGCTGTTCTAACAGC TTTTGCTAATGGGAGATCTACAGGTCTCATTTTGGATAGTGGAGCAACGCATACCACTGCTATTCCAGTGCACGATGGATATGTACTTCAGCAAG GTATTGTAAAATCACCACTTGCAGGAGACTTCATTACTATGCAGTGCCGGGAATTGTTTCAGGAAATGAACATAGAGATAATTCCTCCATATATGATTGCTTCAAAG GAGGCAGTTCGTGAGGGGTCGCCAGCAAattggaagagaaaagagaagttaCCCCAGGTCACTAGGTCCTGGCACAACTACATGTGTAAT TGTGTCATTCAGGACTTCCAAGCTTCTGTCCTCCAAGTATCAGATTCAACCTATGATGAACA GGTGGCAGCGCAGATGCCAACAGTTCATTACGAGTTCCCCAATGGCTATAACTGTGACTTTGGTGCTGAGCGTCTAAAAATTCCTGAGGGATTGTTTGACCCTTCTAATGTAAAG GGTTTATCTGGTAACACGATGTTGGGTGTGAGCCACGTTGTCACAACAAGCGTTGGAATGTGTGATATAGACATCAGGCCG GGCCTCTATGGCAGTGTGATTGTAGCAGGAGGAAACACTCTAATACAGAGTTTCACAGACAGATTGAACAGAGAACTGTCTCAGAAAACTCCACCG AGCATGCGCCTGAAGTTGATAGCGAACAACACAACCGTGGAGCGGAGGTTCAGCTCGTGGATTGGTGGTTCGATTTTGGCTTCTTTG ggtACTTTTCAACAGATGTGGATTTCTAAACAAGAATATGAAGAAGGAGGGAAACAGTgtgtagaaagaaaatgtccttAA
- the MRPL47 gene encoding large ribosomal subunit protein uL29m: MAAAVAALCRRVTGALRLSGARPGWAAAGLPGLTLNPFHKNLAKVEPLHQLKFLHTTLSRKGLEEFFDDPKNWGEKTVKSGDAWNIKQLRGKSSEDLHKLWYVLLKEKNMLLTLEQESKRQLRPMPSPERLEKVQKSMKNIDLVVKEREVALRLLQTGHEKPVPGEWRHDFLGRTYWYTYKEWPIPWYLNKKYKKRKFYYLSHVNHFIRLRLEKSLRRRVRRQNLERTRRKVLERKFPHLAVKSQSQ, encoded by the exons ATGGCGGCCGCCGTGGCCGCCCTGTGTCGGCGGGTGACGGGCGCGCTGCGGCTGTCAGGAGCGCGGCCGGGCTGGGCGGCTGCCGGCCTCCCCGG ATTAACGCTGAATCCATTCCACAAGAACCTGGCAAAAGTTGAGCCCCTCCATCAGCTGAAGTTTCTGCACACTACTTTGTCTCGGAAAGGTCTGGAGGAGTTTTTTGATGATCCAaaaaactggggggaaaaaacagtaaagTCTG gggATGCATGGAACATAAAGCAGCTAAGGGGTAAGAGTAGTGAAGACTTGCACAAACTTTG GTATGTcctactgaaggaaaaaaacatgctcTTAACTTTAGAGCAAGAATCAAAACGACAACTCAGGCCTATGCCAAGTCCAGAACGATTAGAAAAG GTACaaaaatctatgaaaaataTAGACTTGGTTGtcaaagaaagagaagttgCTTTGAGGCTTTTACAAACTGGCCATGAAAAACCAGTCCCTGGCGAGTGGAGACATGACTTCTTAGGTCGCACCTACTG GTACACTTACAAGGAATGGCCAATACCATGGTACTTgaacaaaaaatacaagaagAGGAAATTCTATTACTTATCTCATGTGAATCACTTCATCAg GCTCAGACTCGAAAAATCTTTACGTAGAAGGGTAAGAAGGCAAAACCTAGAGAGGACAAGGCGGAAGGTCTTGGAAAGGAAGTTCCCTCACCTTGCTGTAAAGTCTCAGAGCCAGTAA